The proteins below come from a single Pichia kudriavzevii chromosome 2, complete sequence genomic window:
- a CDS encoding uncharacterized protein (PKUD0B00330): protein MEDEKVRLVYRRAVQMYVHCRFREAMKELLPLVVGVQLTVEGEGGRRRYSGMAVQVLKLFMALLVRPKGWSSQREPEAEAGGGEEEREEKEQEQARIREYVKEGRLYQALRDVQLLTDVEVVLVCLRVELEYGCLYLREHVQEHLERYGFSEVFKFYYGELVYRDEGLAVCERKIEGDLRLGGKSMEMIEWIREYDQEAAYGGRGDAARDVGNHSNGHWSGYADDDIVYSDSDHEENIGVVKEAITEKQVQHQPKRRTRKKRVITATNPNTATTTTTSSTSTSTSFPILVNMMQLLHILSWKRGCKWKLRNLPHLRRLGIFLLISIFIAVLSRDRVRKLRAPSIWLLNLRWRN from the coding sequence ATGGAGGACGAAAAAGTTAGACTAGTATATAGACGTGCTGTGCAGATGTATGTACACTGCCGGTTCAGAGAAGCGATGAAGGAGTTATTGCCACTGGTGGTGGGTGTGCAGTTGACGGTGGAAGGTGAAGGTGGTCGACGCCGGTATAGCGGCATGGCTGTGCAGGTGTTGAAGTTGTTCATGGCGCTCCTTGTACGGCCTAAAGGGTGGTCCAGCCAGAGGGAACCTGAAGCAGAAGCTggaggaggagaagaagaaagagaggaGAAAGAGCAAGAGCAAGCCCGGATACGAGAGTATGTAAAGGAGGGACGGTTATACCAAGCATTGAGAGACGTACAACTTTTGACGGATGTGGAAGTTGTGTTGGTGTGTTTGCGAGTTGAACTGGAATATGGATGTCTTTATTTGCGGGAGCATGTACAAGAGCATCTGGAGAGATACGGGTTTTCCGAGGTATTCAAGTTTTACTACGGGGAACTAGTTTACAGGGATGAGGGACTAGCTGTCTGTGAGCGTAAGATTGAAGGAGACTTGCGATTGGGTGGAAAAAGCATGGAGATGATCGAATGGATACGGGAGTATGACCAAGAGGCCGCATATGGCGGTCGAGGTGACGCAGCTAGGGATGTTGGCAATCACAGCAATGGCCACTGGTCTGGCTATGCTGACGACGATATAGTGTACAGTGACAGTGACCATGAGGAGAATATAGGTGTTGTTAAAGAAGCCATAACGGAGAAACAAGTCCAGCATCAACCCAAGAGACGAACACGCAAGAAACGTGTTATTACTGCTACTAATCCTAATACTGCTACCACCACTACCACCTCGTCTACGTCTACGTCTACGTCTTTCCCCATATTGGTGAACATGATGCAACTCTTGCACATCTTGTCATGGAAACGGGGATGCAAGTGGAAACTGAGAAATCTCCCCCATTTAAGAAGGCTCGGCATATTTCTCttaatttcaatttttattGCCGTTCTGTCACGTGACCGTGTGCGCAAACTCCGTGCACCATCAATATGGTTATTAAATTTGAGatggagaaattga
- a CDS encoding uncharacterized protein (PKUD0B00320; similar to Saccharomyces cerevisiae YAL016W (TPD3); ancestral locus Anc_7.88), which produces MSQVEELYPIALLMDELRHDDVASRVQAMKRLDTIAIALGPQRTREELIPFLEDIIPEDEDEVIAIAAEELGKFVSLVGGQMYAPLLIPVLEKISACEEPIVREKAIASLNSIAAVLSSDQITQYFIPLINRLAKERWFSLHIAATGLFKSIIARVSPQERLVLLKLYNDLIHDDSPMVRKASAKELPQLIDILNEMVINDGNGNGSEDSSIWPTVLEMYQTIVNDNQDSVKFLSVDILISILKVINSHKTQNDGDNKNINTDTDTDNGTDKDIELLFQSLISLIDDPSWRVRYMVADRIVSLIENFNDEKLTLKLVPYILSLMKDNEAEVRKAISSNIPGFSKLIDSADGQHTIVLNDVIPLVSQLTLDESENVRSALANQITGLAPILGKEMTTEKLLPLLVEMLKDEYSDVRLNIISNLEIVNEVIGIELLSDSLMPAITALANDKLWRVRLAIIEQIPLLAEQLGLSFFDESLGQLCMEWLWDPVYTIRNAAVKNLSKLTKLFGEDWCRDEIINKLIEKSQTKEFHNFICRLTCLQTFDELIHVVSPDIIRDYIYKFIVDLADDKVPNIRFNVAKSLLDISKALPESKEDIRHILERMTEDNDPDVRYFANQSLQEL; this is translated from the coding sequence ATGTCCCAGGTCGAAGAACTATACCCGATTGCGCTTCTTATGGACGAGCTCCGTCATGACGACGTTGCGTCTAGAGTACAAGCAATGAAACGGTTGGACACTATAGCCATTGCGCTAGGTCCACAGAGAACGAGAGAGGAATTGATCCCCTTCCTCGAAGACATCATCCCCGAGGACGAGGACGAGGTGATTGCCATTGCCGCCGAGGAGTTGGGCAAGTTTGTATCGCTTGTGGGAGGCCAGATGTATGCCCCTCTGTTAATTCCTGTCCTGGAGAAGATCTCTGCCTGTGAGGAGCCAATTGTGAGGGAGAAAGCCATTGCTTCCTTGAATTCAATTGCCGCAGTATTGTCGTCAGACCAAATCACGCAGTATTTCATCCCTCTCATTAATAGATTGGCAAAGGAACGGTGGTTCTCCCTACATATAGCGGCCACAGGATTGTTCAAGTCCATCATTGCTAGGGTTTCCCCACAGGAGAGGTTGGTACTCTTGAAGCTGTACAATGACTTGATTCATGACGACTCTCCAATGGTTAGAAAGGCGTCTGCCAAGGAATTGCCCCAATTAATTGACATTTTAAATGAAATGGTTATAAACGATGGTAATGGAAATGGTAGTGAAGACTCGAGTATTTGGCCAACTGTTTTGGAAATGTACCAAACAATTGTAAATGATAACCAAGATTCAGTCAAGTTTTTAAgtgttgatattttaatttcaattttaaaagTTATAAATAGTCATAAAACTCAAAATGATGGTGATAATAAGAACATCAATACAGATACCGATACAGATAATGGTACTGATAAAGATATCGAACTTCTATTCCAATCGCTTATTTCTCTAATTGACGATCCTAGTTGGAGAGTCAGGTATATGGTTGCAGATAGAATAGTCTCCttaattgaaaacttcaatgATGAGAAATTGACCTTGAAATTAGTCCCTTATATCTTGTCTTTAATGAAGGACAACGAAGCTGAAGTGAGAAAGGCCATATCCAGCAATATTCCGGgattttccaaattaaTTGATTCGGCTGATGGTCAACATACCATTGTCTTGAATGATGTCATTCCATTGGTTAGTCAATTGACTTTGGATGAATCCGAAAACGTTAGGTCTGCCTTGGCAAATCAAATCACAGGTCTGGCTCCAATTTTGGGCAAAGAAATGACAACTGAGAAATTGTTGCCATTATTAGTAGAGATGTTAAAAGACGAATATAGTGATGTTAGGTTAAACATCATAtccaatttggaaattgtcaatgaaGTGATTGGTATTGAATTATTGAGTGATAGTTTGATGCCTGCAATCACTGCATTAGCTAATGATAAGTTATGGAGAGTCAGGTTGGCTATTATTGAGCAGATTCCCTTATTGGCCGAGCAGCTGGgtctttcattttttgatgaatcttTAGGACAGTTGTGTATGGAATGGCTCTGGGACCCTGTTTATACAATTAGAAATGCAGCTGTTAAGAACCTGAGTAAATTGACAAAATTGTTTGGTGAAGATTGGTGTAGagatgaaatcatcaacaaacttATTGAAAAGTCCCAAACAAAGGAATTCCACAACTTCATTTGCAGATTGACTTGTCTACAGACCTTTGACGAGTTAATCCATGTCGTTAGTCCTGACATCATTAGGGACTACATATATAAGTTTATTGTTGACTTGGCTGATGATAAAGTCCCAAATATTAGGTTCAATGTTGCAAAGTCGTTATTGGATATAAGCAAGGCATTGCCCGAATCAAAGGAAGATATTCGTCATATATTGGAAAGAATGACTGAAGATAATGATCCTGATGTTCGTTATTTTGCTAATCAAAGTTTACAAGAACTATAA